Below is a genomic region from Triticum dicoccoides isolate Atlit2015 ecotype Zavitan chromosome 5A, WEW_v2.0, whole genome shotgun sequence.
atagtgctatgtccatggctcacgctcatgtattgcgtgaagattgaaaaagtttgagaacaccaaaagtatgaaacaattgcttggcttgtcatcagggttgtgtatgattcaaatactttgtgtggtgaagatatagcatagccagactatatgattttgtatggataactttctttggccatgttattttgagaagacataattgcttagttagtatgcttgaagtattattatttttatgtcaacattaaaattttctcttgaatctttcgaatctgaatattcataccacaattaagaaaattacattgaaattatgccaagtagaattccacatcaaaaattctgtttttatcatttacctactcgaagacgagcaggaattaagcttggggatgcttgatacgtctccaacgtatctataatttttgattattccatgctatattatattctgttttggacattattgggctttattatacacttttatattatttttgggactaacctattaaccggaggcccaacccagaattgatgttttttgcgtatttcagagtttcacagaaaaagaatatcaaacgaagtccaaacggaatgaaaccttcgggaccgtgattttcggaacgaacgtgatccagaggacttggaccctacgttaagacatcaaccaggaaggcacgaggtagggggcgcgcctacccccccaggcgcgccctctaccctcatgggccccacgttgctccaccgacgtacttcttcctcctatatatacctacgtacccccgaactaccagatacagagccaaaaacctaattccaccgccgcaaccttttgtacccgtgagatcccatcttggggccttttccggagctccgccggagggggcatcgatcacggagggcttctacatcaacaccatagcctctccgatgatgtgtgagtagtttactccagaccttcgggtccatagttattagctagatggcttcttctctctctttggatctcaatacaaagttctccacgattctcgcggagatctattcgatgtaatcttcttttgcggtgtgtttgttgagaccaatgaattgtgggtttatgatcaagtttatctatgaacaatatttgaatcttctatgaattcttttatgtatgattggttatctttgcaagtctcttcgaattatcagtttggtttggcctactagattgatctttcttgcaatgggagaagtgcttagctttgggttcaatcttgcggtgtcctttcccagtgacagtaggggtagcaagggacgtatcgtattgttgccatcgaggataacaagatggggtttatatcatattgcatgagtttatccctctacatcatgtcatcttacttaaagtgttactctattcctttgaacttaatactctagatgcatgctggatagcggtcgatgtgtggagtaatagtagtagatgcaggaaggagccggtctacttgtctcggacgtgatgcctatatacatgatcatacctagatattctcataactatgctcaattctgtcaattgcccaacagtaatttgtttacccaccataatacttatgctctcgagagaagccacaagtgaaacctatggctcccaggtctattttccatcatattaatctcccgttaacAAGCTATTTCTAGTGTCGTTTCtatttcgctttatttactttgcatctttatcataaaaataccaaaaatattatcttatcatatctatcagatctcactttcgtaagtgacggtgaagggattgacaacccctttattgcgttggttgcgaggattttatttgtttgtgtaggtgcgagggactcgtgcgtggcctcctactggattgataccttggttctcaataactgaggaaaatacttacgctactttgctgcatcaccctttcctcttcaagggaaaaccgacgcagtgctcaagaggtagcaagaggcGGTGGAGAGAGAGTCCGGCCAAAACCGAGGCGGGACATTAGCGTGGAAGAGAAGAGTGCGCACACAATCATTGAGGGTGCGAAGGATCCGTTCGGCGCGACCATTTTATTGCGAGGTATACTGGCCGGTGAGACGAAAAATCATGCCGTGTGTGGCAAGGAGGGTTCGAACCCCGTCGTTGtcgaactccttcccgttgtcAGTCTGCAAGGCATGAATGTGACTCCCAAACCGCGTAGCGACGTAGGATTAAAATGTAGTGAGAACGGAGAGTGCATCGGATTTTCTCCGCAACGagaaggtccacacatagtgcaaaaaatcatcaagtatgacaagataGTATAAAAAACCCGTATTACTGGTAATAGGAGATGCCCACAAATCACTATGAATCAACTCAAATGGATACGACGCCACCGATGGGGACGCGCTAAACGGAAGACGGACGTGCTTGCTGAgacgacaagcatgacaagtgtgatcaTCGGTTTTGTTACACGTGAATGAAAAAgtcctaagaatatgacgaagggtgGCCGGGTTCGGATGTCCCAGCCGAGTATGCCAAAGGTCCACTGTGGCAGAGAGAGCGACCGGAGCGGATGTGGAAGTGGCGGTGGAGTTCACCGGGTAGAGGCCGtctgggctgtcacatcggtggagcaccatccgggtacgggcgtTCTTGACAGAAAAACCCacttcgtcaaattcaacagttatAGGTGAAACTAAGACATTGGATAGTAACTAACTTAGATGAAACTAAGACATTGGACATGTGAATAGGTGTAGAATTAGACGGAAAGGAACCATGACCGACATGAGTAATGGGAAGGGAAGACCCGTCCCCAACAGTGATATGACATGCGGTAGAAACTGGAAATACGGAGTTGAGGTTACCAGGGTTGGATGTCATGTGGGTGGTAGCCCCGGAGTCCATATACCAGTCGCCGCCTCCGGTGTACATGTTGGGTGTAGGGGCGGAGTGAAGCGCCGCAAGGAGAGCCGGATTCCAAGGGGCCGGCGAGAGTGCAGCAGCCGCAGCCGGAGGGGCGGCTGGGTAGCCACCCGGGGTGGCGTAGCCAGGCATGGCCGCGACGTAACCACCCGGGGCGGCGTACGGAGGTGCCGCGACGGGTTAGCCACCCGGGGCGGCGAGCAACGCCTGATGCGTGCCGGGGCGAGGGGCGAGGATCCCAGCCAGGACAGGGGCCCGCGGCATGGGCATCATGTACGCATGGACCACCCCCGTCCAAGGGTTGGTCGCGGCAGCCCAAGGGGCCGGGAGCAGCAGCTGCTGCTGCGGCTGGCGGGGCCCCCCCATCCTGCGCGCCAtgctgttgctgctgcttcttGTCGCAGCGCCCCTTGCGGCGACGATCAGGGGCAGGGGGAGGCGGCTGGTAGACGGGCGGCGGAGGCCGCGGCGGCTGCAGCGCCGTGGGAGGAGCGGCGCGGGAGGTGCCCGCAGCGAGAGCCGTGTGCGTGGCCCGGGACTTCACCATCTTCATCCTCCTCTCCTCCAACCGAAGATAGGCCACGACCCGAGGAAAAGTCGGGTCTGGGAGGAAAGTGAGGTTGGAGGCCGCGTTGTCGAACTCCTCGTTCAGACTGGCGGTGAGCGTGCCGAGGAGGAGGTCATTGGAGACCCGCTCCCCGAGGTCGCGAAGTTCGTCAGTAAGTTTCTTAAGGCGCATGCAATAATCGTCAATGGATGAGTCAAGCTGATGGCAACCAAAAAATTCCTGCTGAAGAAACACGCGACGCTGGAGGGCGTTGTTGAGGAAGAGCTCGTTCAGCTTCACCCACACCGTCTGCGCGTCATTGGTGTCGCAAACGATGGTGTGGAAGATGTCCTTGGAGATGGTTTGGTACAGCCAGCGAGTGATGGTGGCGTCGATGGTCAGCCAGTCGTCGTCCGCGAACATGAGGTCAGAGTCGACGAAGCCATCGACGTGATCAATGAGGTGGTACTCGCGGAAGACGAGGGAGAAGTAGGTCTTTCAGGCGTAGTAGGTGGAGTTGGCGTAGTCGAGGACGATGGGCACGCGGGTGATGTCGAGATCGCGGACGACTTCCACCGGGGAAGGGGCCGGACCTTCGAAGGGGTtggagggaagggaggcggcggcgtggggagAGGCCATGGAGGCGGCGCGACGACCGAGGGGGGTGGTGGCGGTGCGGCTGGGTAGGGGTGGCGATCGNNNNNNNNNNNNNNNNNNNNNNNNNNNNNNNNNNNNNNNNNNNNNNNNNNNNNNNNNNNNNNNNNNNNNNNNNNNNNNNNNNNNNNNNNNNNNNNNNNNNNNNNNNNNNNNNNNNNNNNNNNNNNNNNNNNNNNNNNNNNNNNNNNNNNNNNNNNNNNNNNNNTCGGGGTGGGAGTTGCGATCGAGGGATGGGGAGATCGGGTGGGTGGCGGCGGCTCGGGAGGGAgaggggtggtggcggcggctcgggagggagagggaggcggctcGGGAGAGGGATGGGGATGGGGAGGCACACGTGGCGGCAGGATGAAGATGCAGCGGTGGCGCGGGTAGATGGCGGTGGCGGCAGCGTTGTGCTGCTGCGGCGGCTAGGAGCGGAAGCTAGGGTTGGATCGGAAGAGAAATTGATACCATGTTGAAGGCAATGCAACTCTCGATGTATTGCATATATAGATACAAAGGCAGCCCTCAACTTTATCTATACAAGAAAACTAGAGGCAGGGCCGATAAGAGATTATCCTAACAGATACATGTACATATATGTTCAACAACCATGAGCTAGGAAGGAAAGGAATTGGCAGCATCATGCCCCGATGAGAGAGAAAATAAATTAGAGCTTGCATAGTGAGGAGTAAGGAAGAAAATGAATTGACGACTTCAGAGCATCTACAGCCAGTCGTCTTAAACTCTTCTTAGACACTCGGGCGGACGGTTTGGTGTGGCGGATAAAAAAACTCCAACCCAAGCGGATATCTCAAACCGACCTCAAACGTCCGGTTtgaccgacacccctcatatctATCCCAAATATGAGGCGGATATGGGGTCCAGGCACGTCCGTCACGTCGGACCCGGTTCATCCTGACCCACCCGACCCCACATACATTCATCTCTATCCGCTCCTCGGACCAAACCCTAACCACTCCGCCACCCAAGCTTCCGTCCGACGATCTCTTACCTTCTCCGGCATGACCGGCAGCAGATCCCTGTCCTACACCTTCGGATTCATTGACCCGGAGCTTGTCCCACGCGGCTTTGAGGAGGAGATGACCGCCCATCTTGCACTGCGCCGCTCTCTGGAGGAGGCCGCTCAACGACAGCGCTCGGACTCCTTCCGTCGGAAATCCACCGTGTCTGCCCAAATGGCGCATAGCCCCGACACGAGGTTTGTCAACGCTGCCTCACCGGAGGTAGTGCGGTCGTCTGGCGTCCGAACATGGCAACGGATGCACAACGCTTCGTTGGCGCGTCGAGGCGGAGGTGAACGCATGGGCGTCGTCCGACGCAAATATGGCATGGCGTGCCTGCCGTGCAAGGTAGCGGGCGTGGGGCGGCAGACGTTGGCGAGGCAGGTTCACATTCTTCGGCGCTACTTAATTGAGATATCCGGTTATGAAAGAGATTATTTGAGACGCGTCCGTTACTCCAGGACGCACCCACGTGCATCCGCATGCATTTGAAGGGGCGGATTTGTTGCATTTCGGTTGTAGATACTCTAATGCCTGCATGGGAGGGAATGGGGTCATGCATCATCTGCTCGTGCGTGTGCACCTGCACACGCTAATTCGGGATTGTGTGTTGTTGTGCAATGAACGATGACCCGTCAGCAGGTCCTGGCCAGGGTTTGAGCGGCAACCACGATGCCCGCCGTCAACAACATGCGGCTACATTAGTGACATGGCGTAGGGTAGCAGTCGACACGAGCATTGATCGCTTCGATTTGCCTCTGCTCGGTCAGATAAATTGATCTGGCTCTCACTCTTGTTTGAAACCTAAACGAAAAGAAAAAAATATCTTGTATAAAATTTGTTTTTTTCAGAAAATATATATGCACTGCATTATGAAGCAAAAAAAATAGTGTATAATGACACATGAAACAGGTTTTGCAAATTTTATCCGCACGGGCATTTATACCTTTTTTATAAATACATGTAACTTTATTAATAGTCATAACAATTATAGGtaaccgcttggcaggagcagatcGCTATCTGAAAAAAGAACTTATTATAGATACATTAATATGGACTTAAGATTCAAGAAAATATAAAGTAACTCATATGACTAAAAATTACGATGAAATCTCTTGTAAACATCTTCTTCACGGTATCAATCTCTGCTCGAAGAAATACTTCAAAGAATTCAATAAAAAATGTGtaattagtttttttttttgagcatcatgtGTAATTAGTTTGAAGCAACGATGTTGCCACTCTTTCACCTGTACGAACACTATTTTTTGAGAGCGCCTTGAGTCACGGAATACCAGTTGGGCTGCTAATTCAGACCCAAGCCCGGCCTGAGAGACAAACTCGGCCCGGGCTGCCCATGCTCAGGTTTATTGTGAACCAGTAATAAAAAGATAAATAATAAAGGTGGCGCCCGTACGTCCAAAATCCGCAACTTGATGGGAAGGGGATCCATTCCAATAGCTCCGGCAAGACTCCCGACCACCGCCGGCCGTATAGCGTCCACCGTCTCTTTCTCTACATCGGAGTGCCGCAAGGATCTCGCCATCATGGCAGCCACTGCCAACGCATCCTGCCTCCCCGCCTCTTCGCGCCTACCGGCCAGCGGCGCGGGCATCCGGAACAGGGGGAGGCTGCCAATGGCCGCCGTTGGCTGCACTGCCGGACGCGGCGGGGTTCACCTGAGGAGCGCCTGGCCTCTCCTGTGCACCTCCTCCTCCGCTGCGTCCGGAGCACGGGGTAGCGGGAAGATGGAGGACTACAACACCGCCATGAAGCGGATGATGCGGAACCCATACGAATACCACCACGACCTTGGTACGAACTTTTGCTGGCCATATGAATTGTgggtgttctttgattgattgaatgatgtAAGTTCAGTTAGAGCTGGGATAATCCTTTATTCCAAAGAAATGTCGATATTTGTAGGGCTCCATTTGTGAGAAAATGTTGAATTGTGTGTCTCATAGGACTATCGAGCACAAATTGGCGCATTGGTGGCTCGATGCATATTGTGATGCATCTCAATGTTTGTAGGACCCTCTTAGATGTGATGAACTACACCTGTCCTTGATTAGATGTTGAATTGTTACGGAATCTTGTTATCTTGGCCAAATGAATTGTTCCTTCTAGTGTGCCTACATTTGTGTTAGGTTGTTAGCTCAGCTGATTTTAGATTGTGATTAAGACCATTTGTTAGGCTTTGTTTTCATGGTTGCATGATTTATGTTGGGTAAGTGCTAACATGAATTGGCTCAAAAAAATTGCTAACATGAATGTTCGGTTATAAATGTCATGAAAGCCATAGCAAGGAGACAATGAGTAAGCATGTCGTTTTCTGGGTTGGGTGGCGACCTGGACACATTTTGCATTGATTTCTTCAAATACTGATCTGTTTATTTATCTCAATCTCAATTGGTCTAGTCATGGCAAAGCGATTGATAAAAATGACGGGATGAAAAATTGCCATCTTGAAGACTTTATAGTCAGCATATTATTTTTTCTCCTTACATAGCATTTGTTATCTGCATGGTGTATAATTTGGTGGCCAAAAAGAGTAGCATGAACTTTTCTTCTTGGTATATTTGGTAGGTCGATCTTTTATGTTTCACTCTCAAAACTGAATTTAGGATCTGCTTGGTCTAATGGAAAGAGTGGCCAAACTAAATTTAGTTTCATTTTCAAAACTGAATTTAGATTTAAGAAGGACCAAGATATTTTGTTCTGATGTGTGTTGTACCCTCACAGATCACTTTAATGGCATTTTACTAAAATAGAACTGCAGTGTGGCACATGCTTTTGTTATAGTTCAGAATAACCTAAATCTTCATGaagtagcaatttctataaaagggCAACTTTATATAGGAATAGTTATTGGCCCCTCGTTTGTCACTGAGTATTAGGTTTCCCTCTCTTGCTTTGTTATCATTTTAGAAATGATGAACGAAATATAGTTATTATTTAGAGAGAAAGAGAATTTCCCTCTTGTGCACTGATGAATTAACTATTACATGTGAAACTTAGGTATGAATTATGCTGTCATAAGTGATAGCTTGATTGTTGGCTCGCAACCTCAGAAGCCTGACGATATTGATCACTTGAAAAATGAGGAAAATGTAGCCTATATTCTTTGTCTACAGCAGGACAAGGATATCGAATACTGGGGCATTGATTTTGAAGCTGTTGTCACTAGgtgcaaagaacttggcattcagcATATGAGAAGACCAGTGAGTTTCTTATTTATCAACTGAGTGAGTTCATGTTTTGTGCTTCTTTCTTAATTCTGATAACATAAATTACAGTTACTGCCACTCTGCATTCTCTTCACATTTCAAGTGATTTGTAAGTTATAATATCTGGTGTTTCCTTTATTTTGACTAGATAATGTTATTAAGCTAAACATTGATCATAAGGATCTTTAGTCTGTAGAACTAGAATTTTGTGGTGATATCTCTAGAAGTAACACAAAAAGAGAAGGTTAACAAACAAGTAATCTTGAAGAAGCTGAGCTGCAAATCATAAGCAAACTGCAAGCTAAGGGTGTTCTGTTTAGAAGGAAAACTAAGGATATTTACAATTTCTCGTTTGCAGGCAGTAGACTTCGATCCAGATTCGCTGAGGAAACAGTTACCGAAAGCAGTTTCCGCACTAGAATGGGCTATATCACAAGGCAAAGGGCGAGTTTACATCCATTGCACTGCTGGACTTGGTAGAGCGCCTGCGGTTGCAATTTCTTACATGTTCTGGTTCGAGAATATGGACGTAAGCTCATTTCATCTAAATCGTAATATAGTACTAGAAATCATTATCAAGTCATGTTTTCACATGCGTGCTTTACATATAAACCATGATGAAGATATACTATTACTATCCATCTGTTTGCAGCTATATACGGCTTATGAAAAGCTAACCTCCGTAAGACCGTGTGGACCGAGTAAGAAAGCTATCCGCTCTGCAACCTATGATCTAGCTAAGAGTGATCCAAATAAAGAGGCTTTTGAGACCCTGCCGGAGCGTGCTTTCGAGGGAATATCAGTTTCAGAGAGGAAGTTAATACAAGACCGTGTCCGTTCCCTCCACAAGGCATGAGAAAGAAAAGGGAAAACATCACGAGAGGTGACGTGTTTTTATTGTCAGTTATTGACCACACACCAATGTATATCATTCCTACTCTTATGTTCTTTTTTACACTGCAGCTGGACAGGGGACGAGGTAAACTTTTGCTATATGATAGACCTGATTGCTAGATTTCTACAAGCTGCTGGAAAGTAAGAGGTTTGAGCCAAGCTATTCTCAGAATAAAGCTTAAGACCGACCTTGTTGTTGGTTGGTATtgtaataaaaagaaaataaagatgcaTGAAAAGATGTTATCTACCACATATGGTGAACTTGGATGCAGTTTACCACATCTTTTCGGTCAGAGGTCATTTAAGGTGTTTGAAGATCAATGCATCAATATAGATGTCATGTATTTATCATTATAATCATGTTGTTCCGGGAATATTGGTTCATGTATTTAGTCATTGATGGCAACAGATTGAAACTATTACTCAAAAGTACAAGCATATATCATGTCGTCGCCAATTGTCATGCATATGCTCATTTTGGCTGTGCGGTAAAGTTTATCGTGTTACATTCACGGATAAAATAAAGTTTCTTTTGTATTTGCACGAAATCTTAGTGTTAAACTATGCTGATAGTGTTCTTTGCTGTGGTGAACCTTTTTTTGTCAGCTTGATCACACTCTTCTCGTTGAAAGCTGAACAGTTAAATGCAATCTGCTCTTTTATATATGTATAGTTTTCAATGGAAAAGTACATCTCTTACAAGGCACATGATGCACTGACCAATCTAGGTCAGCTGTATGGTAAGTTGGTTACTAGTTTCCGGCACAGGTGATGCAGCCTATATACTTTTTTTCATGACCATCTGAATTCAAGACATATAGCATCATCTGCCAATAAGCATAAATTAACTTGAGATAGTTAATTATAACTGAATCCCCGATCCGGTTGGCATCAATCAAGGTGTCAATGCTGCATGAAAAACAAGATAGAACATCAGACAAACACAACCAATTAGTAGGTcataattctgaaatttttttcAAAGAATAAATGTTGAACAGAATTAATTGCCTGATGAAGCTGGCGTCATCCAGGAGTCGGGGATGCGCGAGACCACGGGTGGCGTTGGCTGTCCAGCTGCAAATCATTTGAGCctcaattcaaattcaaactcaagagaaattcatattcaaattcaaagtcAAAAGAGCAATGTGGGTACGTACTGAAGCAGATGAAGAGGACTTGAGGGGGGAGGACGACGCCGCAGGAGATGGGGAGGTACATCATGCGGACGGGGTCGATGGGCTTGGGCAGCATGCGGTTGACGTCGCCGAGGATGACCGGGCACAGGCACCGCAGCGAGCGGTCGTCCACCGCCGCCGTGCTGTTGAGGAACATGCCCAGCCCGCTGCAGCACTCGCTCTGCGGCGTCGGGGTGTCCGGCTCGCTCCCCGTCAGGAACGACGCGCACGTCATCAGCCCCGCCAGCGGCGTCACGCAGTCCGCCGGCGACGACGCCGACCCGCCGCCGTTGCCCGGCTGCTGCAGGCCTGGGAACCCGGGCAGCGGCTGCAGCGCCGGCTGCGAAGGCGCCCCGCTGCTGACGCACGGTGGGCTAATAGCGGGCGACGactgcaacggcggcggcggcgacggcggcggcgaggacggCTTGAAGCGAGACGCTGGCGGCGACGCTACCCTGCCCCCGGGCACCCCCGGGAAGCCAGGGTTGCGCTGCCTGCCGCCCGGGAACCCCGGGAACCGAAGCTCGTCTTCGTCGGCCCcgccgctcctcgccgccgcctccgacgACTGCGCCGCCAGCACCATCGCAGCCACCGCCATCACGACCAGCGCGCGCCTCGACCACACCAACGATGACGCCATCGATCGCCTTCTCGACCACCAAGGACAGATGACAGGAGCGGAAGATCGACGAAGCTACACTGGCTAGTCGCCGCCGCTGTACGATGACAGGAGTAATCCGGCGAGCTTCTCGATTTATAGCTTGAAGCCCACCGATTATCGTATCGAAATTACAAGTGACTGGCAGAAAGATCATGCGCGGGGCATTGCTCTAGTCTAAGGTCGGATCTTGGAGCGCCGCGCCAAGCGAGGCGTCTGCATGTAGGTGGACGTGTTCAAGAAACAAGGCATTATGAAAGTGGAAAGCAGGTGCATGTCATTGTGGAGTTAGGAACATCACTTGCTCTGCAAATCATTTACGGGTTATTTGGAAAAAATAGTATTCCTTTTTTGAGCAAAAAAGATATCTATACTATTTTTAAAAAATAGCTTTGTAAGGATTTTTATGCACATGCCCACTTTGTTTTACGAAATTAATTCTTGTAGGAGTATTACTCGATCAAAGTACAATCACGCTTAACAGCGTCTAAACTCTAAAACAACCTTTGGTCCTGACCCAGGCCATACTGCAGTTTGACCTTGAGTCCTCCAAAGTTTGCCAAAATACGACTAGAAgaattaggccaactccaccgcgcaaccccaaacggacgtccattTTGTCCGGATTCTATCCGTTTGGGTAGGGATTCGGGGTCGTGTCCGggcgtgtcctgggatgcggtggccatgCGGCTAGCGTGCGGACGCATCCTTTTGCCCAATCCTGTCCGTCAGGGCCAAAAATGCCCAAATTTTCATCAAAACTAGTTTCCAacccaaatatttgtctgaaaattaaaataattttacaacccaattaaaattgtctttaataaaatagttctacaaccaaatcgaaattgtcttgactaAACATAAAAtggaccaatacatctattggttgccaatgtgatcccacacgtgctcaaccaagttaTTTTGAGgattcaaatgagtgtgccaatcacgcatctcacggtggaattgggcaaactgttcaaatgtggccgggtcttggtgtaggggctcaatattttcaccttgatagTCAAATCCTTGatcgaagatactctcatcacgctcgtcctcgatgatcatgttgtgcatgatcacacaagcagtcatcactgtaacgtcctcgatgcggctatatctcccacgtgtcgaagcacgacttagaggcataaccacattgaaagcaatgtcgcaagtgaggtaatcttcacacaacccatgtaatacataagggaaagggatacatagttggcttacaatcgccacttcacacaattacatgaataaattattacatcatccagatacacacaaggtccgactacggaaccaaaatgaaagaagactaccccaaaagctacacatatccccgatcgtcccgactggcctccactactgatcaaaaggaa
It encodes:
- the LOC119300958 gene encoding phosphoglucan phosphatase LSF2, chloroplastic-like, yielding MGRGSIPIAPARLPTTAGRIASTVSFSTSECRKDLAIMAATANASCLPASSRLPASGAGIRNRGRLPMAAVGCTAGRGGVHLRSAWPLLCTSSSAASGARGSGKMEDYNTAMKRMMRNPYEYHHDLGMNYAVISDSLIVGSQPQKPDDIDHLKNEENVAYILCLQQDKDIEYWGIDFEAVVTRCKELGIQHMRRPAVDFDPDSLRKQLPKAVSALEWAISQGKGRVYIHCTAGLGRAPAVAISYMFWFENMDLYTAYEKLTSVRPCGPSKKAIRSATYDLAKSDPNKEAFETLPERAFEGISVSERKLIQDRVRSLHKA
- the LOC119299423 gene encoding leucine-rich repeat extensin-like protein 5; the encoded protein is MASSLVWSRRALVVMAVAAMVLAAQSSEAAARSGGADEDELRFPGFPGGRQRNPGFPGVPGGRVASPPASRFKPSSPPPSPPPPLQSSPAISPPCVSSGAPSQPALQPLPGFPGLQQPGNGGGSASSPADCVTPLAGLMTCASFLTGSEPDTPTPQSECCSGLGMFLNSTAAVDDRSLRCLCPVILGDVNRMLPKPIDPVRMMYLPISCGVVLPPQVLFICFTGQPTPPVVSRIPDSWMTPASSALTP